The following coding sequences are from one Streptomyces sp. V3I7 window:
- a CDS encoding IS5 family transposase → MSERRPYPSDLSDARWELIEPVLAAWRFERRGRALDFGRPPEHDLREIADAILYVDRTGVQWRYLPHDFPPWETVYGYFAKWQKDGVFAQLNGLLRELVRQKEGRNASPSACVIDAQSVKTSTSVPAKSQGTDAGKKIVGRKRSIVTDTLGLLLAVLVTAASVQDSVAGTRLLDQVAAAHPTIRKVWVDGGYRKHLVEHAATLGIDMEITQRTPGTRGFTPIPKRWTVERTYGWLMLHRRLARDYETLPARSEAMIHLATTDLMARRLAGETTISWRDPAKQHQPQIPG, encoded by the coding sequence ATGAGTGAGCGACGCCCGTATCCGAGTGATCTGTCCGATGCCCGCTGGGAATTGATCGAGCCGGTCCTGGCGGCTTGGCGCTTCGAACGCCGCGGCCGGGCCCTGGACTTCGGGCGGCCACCCGAGCACGACCTCCGCGAGATCGCGGACGCGATCTTGTACGTGGACCGCACCGGGGTGCAGTGGCGTTATCTGCCGCACGACTTCCCGCCCTGGGAGACGGTCTACGGCTACTTCGCGAAGTGGCAGAAGGACGGCGTGTTCGCCCAGCTCAACGGTCTGCTCAGGGAGTTGGTGCGGCAGAAGGAGGGCCGGAACGCGAGCCCGTCGGCCTGTGTGATCGACGCGCAGAGCGTCAAGACCTCCACCAGCGTCCCCGCCAAAAGTCAGGGCACGGATGCGGGCAAGAAGATCGTGGGCCGGAAGCGGAGCATCGTGACCGACACGCTCGGCCTCCTGCTCGCAGTGCTGGTCACCGCGGCTAGTGTCCAGGACTCCGTGGCCGGCACCCGCCTGCTCGACCAGGTCGCCGCTGCTCACCCCACCATCCGCAAGGTGTGGGTCGACGGCGGCTACCGCAAGCACCTCGTCGAACATGCCGCCACCCTCGGCATCGACATGGAAATCACGCAACGCACGCCCGGGACCAGGGGATTCACCCCGATACCGAAGCGCTGGACAGTCGAGCGGACCTACGGCTGGCTCATGCTCCACCGTCGCCTGGCCCGCGACTACGAAACCCTCCCCGCCCGCTCCGAAGCCATGATCCACCTGGCCACGACCGACCTCATGGCCCGCCGCCTCGCCGGCGAGACCACCATCTCCTGGCGCGACCCCGCAAAGCAGCATCAACCACAGATTCCGGGATGA
- a CDS encoding serine hydrolase, producing MIEETIDEVFAAGGCRGSLSALEIDGPGRLSVAGGELAVAASTFKITIGLEFFCQAAEGKLDPTERVVVSPAEASLGGQGLCITEDSVEISLRDLARLMLTISDNTATDMLIRRIGIERVRARLTRLGFTSFHLPGTIQHEFDTAARHAGFTGWGAMADAIRDATSPEEGEALWQRVLASPGMRPGRISSATADDLAALVRAVWQDEAGPAEACSNLRRVIGQQRLTRKIATGFGPEVLVASKSGTVPGGVSNDVGVVAFPDGRRYAIAVLTRPLTPGAPTREDVLGTAARVALDYLRTNEAPHSE from the coding sequence ATGATTGAAGAGACGATTGACGAGGTATTCGCGGCCGGCGGCTGCCGGGGAAGCCTGAGCGCGCTGGAGATCGACGGGCCAGGACGGCTGTCGGTGGCGGGCGGAGAGCTCGCGGTGGCGGCCTCCACGTTCAAAATCACCATCGGCCTGGAGTTCTTCTGCCAGGCGGCGGAGGGGAAGCTGGACCCCACCGAGCGAGTGGTTGTCTCGCCGGCCGAAGCGTCGCTGGGCGGTCAGGGGCTCTGCATCACCGAGGACTCGGTGGAGATCTCGCTGCGGGATCTTGCCCGGCTGATGCTGACCATCAGCGACAACACCGCGACCGACATGCTGATCCGCCGGATCGGCATCGAACGGGTCAGAGCGCGCCTCACTCGGCTGGGCTTCACCAGCTTTCACCTGCCGGGCACGATCCAGCATGAGTTCGACACCGCGGCCCGCCATGCCGGATTCACCGGTTGGGGCGCGATGGCCGACGCGATCCGGGACGCCACGTCGCCGGAGGAAGGCGAGGCGCTGTGGCAGCGGGTGCTGGCATCGCCGGGGATGCGGCCGGGACGGATCAGCAGTGCGACCGCCGACGACCTGGCCGCCCTGGTCCGCGCGGTCTGGCAGGACGAGGCCGGTCCTGCCGAAGCGTGCTCGAACCTGCGCCGGGTGATAGGACAGCAGCGGCTCACCCGGAAGATCGCCACCGGCTTCGGGCCCGAAGTGCTGGTCGCGTCCAAGTCGGGCACCGTGCCGGGTGGCGTCAGCAACGACGTCGGTGTGGTCGCTTTTCCCGACGGGCGGCGGTATGCGATCGCCGTCCTCACCCGGCCGCTGACGCCCGGGGCACCCACCCGCGAGGACGTCCTCGGCACTGCGGCCCGGGTGGCCCTAGACTACCTTCGCACGAATGAGGCGCCCCACTCCGAGTGA
- a CDS encoding DEAD/DEAH box helicase family protein, whose protein sequence is MTESPEPPARRRRFNGAERIALYLAADGRCQHCGDPLEPGWHGDHIEPYSVGGPTEILNGQALCPRCNLQKGDTFMRLRKWQEDGLRKFLGATGDFLTVATPGAGKTTFAIQAAKAMIDRGEITNVIVIVPTAHLRGQWAKSAQRSAGIKLDSNFVNRNEQIARDYDGVVATYQSVAASPLLWRKLACNPRKPTLVILDEVHHAGDAEHLAWGTVLAEAFSDAYRRLSLSGTPFRSDGKAIPFLNYDAARRVVPDVNYDYGMALQDQEVVRPVAFPAMDGEARWRFASEHPMAQKLSETDPSTIAAALKAALDPTGDWIPSVLLRAHEELELMRMDKPDCGGLVVATDQAAAHAYAEILRQQTGEHVDVAVSDDPDASKVIDNFSKGDSRWLVAVQMVSEGVDIPRIGVIVYATRVRTELFFRQVVGRCVRKQGDEDDMCARVFIPSISQLLGFAAAIERTVDAVLADEESKVRRATAEGSGDERVLPRAPEVIGSSTAAHAFTINSGDAFDEEELLHARRLGQQAGLPPGTEPSAIARLLRLTGTSAKPGAAPEPKVEQTLSERKKEIRNLIKRKVGQLSRMTRKPHSHIHNELNQAFGERSIDQATVVTLGERLVILDRWIENA, encoded by the coding sequence GTGACCGAATCCCCAGAACCACCCGCTCGGCGCCGCCGCTTCAACGGCGCTGAACGCATCGCGTTGTACCTTGCCGCAGATGGCCGCTGCCAGCACTGCGGAGATCCACTCGAACCCGGCTGGCACGGTGACCACATCGAGCCGTACTCCGTCGGTGGCCCAACCGAAATCCTCAACGGGCAGGCACTTTGCCCTCGTTGTAACCTGCAGAAGGGCGACACGTTCATGAGGCTCCGTAAGTGGCAGGAAGACGGCCTCCGCAAGTTCCTCGGCGCCACGGGCGACTTCCTGACGGTGGCGACACCCGGAGCAGGTAAGACCACCTTCGCGATCCAGGCAGCGAAGGCGATGATCGACAGGGGTGAGATCACCAATGTCATCGTGATCGTGCCCACCGCGCACCTCCGCGGCCAGTGGGCCAAGTCTGCCCAGCGCAGCGCCGGCATCAAGCTCGACTCCAACTTCGTCAACCGCAACGAGCAGATCGCGCGCGACTATGACGGTGTCGTTGCGACGTACCAGTCAGTCGCCGCGAGCCCGCTCCTGTGGAGGAAACTGGCATGTAATCCGCGGAAGCCAACGCTCGTCATCCTGGATGAGGTCCACCACGCCGGGGACGCCGAACACCTCGCTTGGGGAACCGTGCTCGCCGAAGCCTTCAGCGACGCCTACCGTCGGCTCTCCCTGTCCGGGACGCCTTTCCGTAGCGATGGTAAGGCGATCCCCTTCCTCAACTACGATGCTGCCCGCCGCGTAGTCCCGGACGTCAACTACGACTACGGCATGGCCCTCCAGGATCAGGAGGTAGTCCGACCGGTCGCCTTCCCGGCGATGGACGGCGAAGCTCGGTGGCGCTTCGCGTCGGAACACCCGATGGCGCAGAAACTGTCGGAGACCGATCCGAGTACCATCGCCGCCGCACTCAAGGCCGCTCTCGACCCGACCGGCGACTGGATCCCTTCCGTCCTGCTCCGGGCCCATGAAGAGCTCGAACTCATGCGCATGGACAAGCCTGACTGCGGTGGCCTTGTGGTGGCCACCGACCAGGCCGCAGCCCACGCTTATGCCGAGATCTTGCGCCAGCAGACCGGCGAACACGTCGACGTTGCGGTCTCAGACGATCCGGACGCCTCGAAGGTCATAGACAACTTCTCGAAGGGCGACTCACGGTGGCTCGTGGCCGTGCAGATGGTGTCCGAAGGCGTGGACATACCCCGCATCGGCGTCATCGTCTACGCCACGCGGGTTCGCACCGAGTTGTTCTTCCGCCAGGTCGTTGGCCGTTGCGTCCGCAAGCAGGGTGACGAGGACGACATGTGTGCCCGTGTCTTTATCCCCTCCATCAGCCAACTCCTCGGCTTCGCAGCCGCCATCGAGCGGACCGTCGACGCCGTCCTTGCCGACGAAGAGAGCAAGGTCCGTCGCGCCACAGCAGAGGGGAGTGGAGATGAGCGGGTGCTCCCCAGGGCGCCTGAGGTCATCGGCTCTTCGACGGCCGCTCACGCCTTCACGATCAACAGTGGGGATGCCTTTGACGAGGAAGAGCTCTTGCACGCTAGGCGCCTTGGCCAGCAGGCCGGCCTGCCCCCCGGCACTGAGCCGTCCGCCATCGCGCGGCTGCTCCGTCTCACCGGCACCTCGGCAAAACCGGGCGCTGCACCCGAGCCGAAGGTCGAGCAGACCCTCTCCGAGCGGAAGAAGGAGATTCGGAACCTCATCAAGCGCAAGGTCGGGCAGCTGAGTCGGATGACGCGCAAGCCGCACAGTCACATCCACAATGAGCTGAACCAGGCTTTCGGCGAGCGGTCCATTGATCAGGCGACGGTTGTCACGCTGGGTGAGCGTCTCGTGATCCTCGACCGGTGGATCGAGAACGCATGA
- a CDS encoding FAD-binding oxidoreductase, producing the protein MGIEVETEPIDPARLTALGWTSRSGLVTQHNIMENYRLTPRNTIVFGVRRLERGTAYPLPQKKPHPALVEELAEAFATRFPALSDVAIDRAWGGWIAITSSWLPLAGQIDDDVFYSIACNGHGLAQAPYVGSLIADLIVDGERHEDLEGLWTKEPRLPRPMMTGPLGLRTIWAVDRFNDLVNGSRRNARRGSVPVA; encoded by the coding sequence TTGGGCATCGAGGTGGAGACCGAGCCCATCGATCCTGCCCGTCTGACGGCACTGGGGTGGACCAGTCGGTCGGGGCTGGTCACCCAGCACAACATCATGGAGAACTACCGTCTGACGCCGCGCAACACCATCGTGTTCGGCGTCCGGCGGCTCGAGCGCGGCACGGCGTATCCACTTCCGCAAAAGAAGCCGCACCCGGCGCTCGTCGAAGAACTCGCAGAGGCCTTCGCGACGCGGTTTCCGGCTCTGTCCGACGTCGCGATCGATCGCGCGTGGGGAGGGTGGATCGCGATCACCTCGTCCTGGCTTCCGCTCGCCGGGCAGATCGACGACGACGTCTTCTACTCGATCGCCTGCAACGGCCACGGTCTGGCTCAGGCGCCCTACGTCGGGTCCCTTATCGCCGATCTGATCGTCGACGGCGAGCGACACGAGGACTTGGAGGGACTGTGGACGAAGGAGCCGAGGTTGCCTCGCCCGATGATGACGGGTCCGCTGGGACTGCGCACGATCTGGGCCGTCGACCGTTTCAACGACCTGGTCAACGGAAGCCGGCGCAATGCTCGACGAGGCTCGGTGCCGGTGGCCTGA
- a CDS encoding FAD-binding oxidoreductase, translated as MPGFTSAPSPTSRSRMVSSVGASPSGTLTSGFASSLIAASSLRRKPSHGPAGHMDPQLLNLFFRTKMPGMIRLAERAAHHVEDLIKTHDIDCDYEQTGNVCAAVSRGQMGQVRRVTKILERAGCHVALGTSEELGIPRGFLGGMREEVGGIMNPGRFTTGVRRALIRSSARVFEKTKVTDVTRDGGQVVLTTPQGEVRADKVVLATNAYAGEWDITPPRLSVPIWASRWRPSPSILPV; from the coding sequence ATGCCCGGCTTCACCTCAGCCCCGTCCCCGACAAGCAGGTCCCGGATGGTCAGCTCGGTAGGAGCGTCACCCTCCGGAACGTTGACCTCGGGCTTCGCCAGTTCACTCATCGCAGCCTCATCACTCCGGCGGAAGCCGTCTCACGGACCAGCCGGACACATGGACCCTCAGCTCCTCAATCTGTTCTTCCGCACGAAGATGCCCGGCATGATCCGACTCGCCGAGCGCGCCGCGCACCACGTGGAAGACCTCATCAAGACGCACGACATCGACTGCGACTACGAGCAGACGGGCAACGTCTGCGCGGCGGTGTCCCGTGGACAGATGGGCCAAGTGCGCCGGGTGACCAAGATCCTTGAGCGCGCCGGCTGCCACGTGGCACTGGGCACGAGCGAAGAGCTCGGAATCCCCCGCGGATTCCTCGGCGGGATGCGCGAGGAAGTCGGGGGAATCATGAACCCCGGCAGGTTCACCACGGGTGTGCGCCGCGCACTGATCCGCTCGTCCGCGCGAGTCTTCGAGAAGACGAAGGTCACCGACGTCACGCGCGATGGCGGTCAGGTGGTCCTCACCACTCCTCAGGGCGAGGTGCGGGCGGACAAAGTGGTTCTGGCGACGAACGCGTACGCGGGAGAGTGGGACATCACTCCTCCACGGCTCTCCGTGCCCATTTGGGCATCGAGGTGGAGACCGAGCCCATCGATCCTGCCCGTCTGA
- a CDS encoding FKBP-type peptidyl-prolyl cis-trans isomerase, with protein sequence MSELAKPEVNVPEGDAPTELTIRDLLVGDGAEVKPGMVVRVHYVGVSFESGKEFDASWDRGQPYKFALGSGKAIKGLDRGVRGMKVGGRRQIIVPPRLGYGNQSPSPLIPAGSTLVFVVDLLDSYSSTTGWSNA encoded by the coding sequence ATGAGTGAACTGGCGAAGCCCGAGGTCAACGTTCCGGAGGGTGACGCTCCTACCGAGCTGACCATCCGGGACCTGCTTGTCGGGGACGGGGCTGAGGTGAAGCCGGGCATGGTGGTCAGGGTCCACTATGTCGGCGTGTCCTTCGAGTCCGGGAAGGAGTTCGATGCCTCCTGGGACCGGGGCCAGCCGTACAAGTTCGCCCTGGGCAGTGGCAAGGCCATCAAGGGCTTGGACCGGGGGGTGAGGGGGATGAAGGTCGGCGGTCGGCGCCAGATCATCGTTCCCCCGCGTCTCGGCTACGGCAATCAGTCGCCCTCGCCCCTGATCCCGGCGGGCTCGACCCTGGTCTTCGTCGTGGACCTGCTGGACTCGTATTCCAGCACAACCGGGTGGAGCAACGCCTAG
- a CDS encoding phosphatidylserine/phosphatidylglycerophosphate/cardiolipin synthase family protein, with protein sequence MKRTITLITALVVTVLSLTPAHAAVKRAKSPLSCEYRTFTSSPGPRFNDPEDPAAQMKIMGPIIESINSASCGQTIRVAMYSISSAQPGPDFANALIAAHQRGVIVKALMDAHSDNAIWQSMVTELGNDPRASSFAALCPGGCLSHFGGSALHAKYYMLSGGRDANRTVTVSSANPTGAQASTAWNSSATVKGNVDLYNSYVRYFTAMAKGALNGPGPLAPDYYNSTSAKAARRLSPPSYQWPKARSGSDTWVDFLNNIKAPATINIAMFQWTSHGQPGDRNYLELPKKLVSLARTGVKIHILITAGQVDDSVQSYLKDRPNIDVHDTTRGTDANGNALHYTHDKYMMVSGSYAGAADSRLVFVGSSNWTSNGVWHNDETDLKLIGRSSYDTFMADWQNQYDRCCGTVARQLSAEERAENTAREIPIDPRQVRE encoded by the coding sequence ATGAAGCGAACGATCACGTTGATCACCGCGCTGGTCGTCACCGTGCTGTCGCTGACACCGGCGCACGCCGCGGTCAAGAGGGCCAAGTCCCCCCTCAGTTGCGAGTATCGGACGTTCACCTCCAGCCCGGGCCCGCGCTTCAACGACCCGGAGGACCCCGCCGCCCAGATGAAGATCATGGGCCCGATCATCGAATCGATCAACAGCGCCAGCTGCGGGCAGACCATCCGCGTCGCCATGTACTCGATCAGCAGCGCACAGCCCGGCCCGGACTTCGCCAACGCCCTGATCGCCGCGCACCAGCGTGGCGTCATCGTCAAGGCGCTGATGGACGCTCACAGCGACAATGCGATCTGGCAGTCGATGGTCACCGAGTTGGGCAACGACCCGCGAGCCTCCAGCTTCGCCGCGCTGTGCCCGGGCGGTTGCCTGTCCCACTTCGGCGGCTCCGCCCTGCATGCGAAGTACTACATGCTCAGCGGCGGGCGCGATGCGAACAGGACTGTGACCGTCAGCAGCGCCAACCCCACCGGTGCCCAGGCCAGCACCGCTTGGAACAGCAGCGCCACCGTCAAGGGCAACGTCGACCTGTACAACTCCTACGTCCGCTACTTCACCGCCATGGCCAAGGGGGCGCTCAATGGCCCCGGTCCGCTGGCACCCGACTACTACAACTCCACCAGTGCCAAGGCCGCCAGGAGACTGTCCCCGCCCTCCTATCAGTGGCCCAAGGCGCGCTCCGGGAGCGACACCTGGGTCGACTTCCTGAACAACATCAAGGCGCCGGCCACGATCAACATCGCCATGTTCCAGTGGACCTCTCACGGGCAGCCGGGCGACCGGAACTATCTGGAGCTGCCGAAGAAGCTGGTGAGCCTGGCACGAACCGGCGTCAAGATCCACATTCTTATCACCGCCGGCCAGGTCGATGACAGCGTGCAGAGCTACCTGAAGGACCGGCCGAATATCGACGTGCACGACACCACCCGCGGCACCGACGCGAACGGCAACGCCCTGCACTACACGCACGACAAGTACATGATGGTCAGCGGCAGTTACGCGGGTGCGGCCGACTCCAGGCTCGTGTTCGTCGGTTCCTCGAACTGGACGAGCAACGGCGTCTGGCACAACGACGAGACGGACCTGAAGCTGATCGGCCGGTCCAGCTACGACACGTTCATGGCGGACTGGCAGAACCAGTACGACCGCTGCTGCGGCACCGTAGCGCGGCAGTTGAGCGCCGAGGAGCGCGCCGAGAATACGGCACGGGAGATTCCGATCGACCCGAGGCAGGTCCGGGAATAG
- a CDS encoding ATP-binding protein, with product MPRREYWFGLPALRTSVRSARDTVRDRLRAWKVPGDTCCDAVLLVSELTTNAVLHTDSGHVLCGLTLTGDERRLRIELHDDGRTPVSPPEYHAGPGQESGRGLFLVQQLADRWGSACSTRAEGKVVWAELTAYP from the coding sequence GTGCCTCGTCGGGAGTACTGGTTCGGCCTGCCCGCCCTGCGCACCAGCGTGAGATCCGCCCGCGACACCGTGCGCGACCGGCTCCGTGCCTGGAAGGTGCCCGGCGACACCTGCTGCGACGCGGTGCTGCTGGTCTCCGAGCTGACCACGAACGCTGTACTCCACACCGACAGCGGTCATGTCCTGTGTGGCCTCACGCTGACCGGCGACGAGCGGCGCCTGCGTATCGAACTCCACGATGACGGCCGCACCCCGGTCAGCCCGCCCGAGTATCACGCCGGCCCCGGCCAGGAGAGCGGGCGGGGCCTGTTCCTCGTCCAGCAACTTGCCGACCGCTGGGGCTCCGCATGCTCGACGCGGGCCGAAGGAAAGGTTGTCTGGGCAGAGTTGACGGCCTATCCCTGA
- a CDS encoding helix-turn-helix transcriptional regulator — translation MSEARSSTSAPTVLRMILGRRLQDMRRDAGASLEDAAKALRVKTLTIRRLEKAEVALKPLYVEKLLETYGADRQVIDEFVDLAEQANEPGWWHSYRDAVPSWFTAYVSLETSAKTLRTYEPQYVTGLLQTPDYARAVLRGGLPNGSEEELARRVELRLRRQSLLEREDAPTLWVVMEEAVLHREVGSPDVMREQIERLLDVSELAHVSLDVVPFAAGAHFGACAPFTYFRFEEPELPDIVYSELLSASVYLDQRPDVVAHLEAHSRMALLTSSEDSRVLLNRMRKEYS, via the coding sequence GTGAGCGAAGCCCGTTCCAGCACCAGCGCACCGACCGTCCTGCGCATGATCCTCGGCCGTCGGCTGCAGGACATGCGGCGGGACGCCGGCGCCTCGCTGGAGGACGCGGCAAAAGCCCTGCGCGTGAAGACCCTGACGATCCGCCGGCTGGAAAAGGCCGAGGTCGCGCTGAAGCCTCTCTACGTGGAGAAGCTCCTGGAGACCTACGGGGCGGACCGCCAGGTGATCGACGAGTTCGTCGACCTGGCCGAACAGGCCAACGAGCCCGGCTGGTGGCACTCCTACCGCGACGCCGTCCCCAGCTGGTTCACCGCCTACGTCAGCCTGGAGACCAGCGCCAAGACCCTGCGCACCTATGAACCCCAGTACGTCACCGGCCTTCTGCAGACCCCCGACTACGCCCGCGCCGTACTGCGCGGCGGGTTGCCGAACGGCAGCGAGGAGGAGCTCGCGCGCCGTGTGGAGCTGCGGCTGCGCCGCCAGAGCCTGCTGGAGCGGGAGGACGCCCCCACGTTGTGGGTGGTCATGGAGGAAGCCGTCCTGCACAGGGAGGTGGGCAGCCCGGACGTGATGCGGGAGCAGATCGAGCGGCTCCTGGACGTGTCCGAGCTCGCGCACGTCAGCCTCGACGTCGTGCCCTTCGCCGCGGGTGCGCATTTCGGGGCGTGTGCCCCGTTCACTTATTTCCGGTTTGAGGAACCCGAACTCCCCGACATCGTCTACAGCGAACTTCTGTCCGCCTCGGTCTACCTGGACCAGCGCCCGGACGTCGTCGCCCATCTCGAGGCGCATTCCCGTATGGCGCTGCTGACGTCGTCGGAGGACAGCAGGGTGCTCTTGAACCGCATGCGCAAGGAGTACTCGTGA
- a CDS encoding DUF397 domain-containing protein: MPARDLGEQGWERPWSGPNGGQCVETKLLADGRVAVRQSTDPAGPALIYAPEEIAAFVRGVKEGLADHLVAG, translated from the coding sequence ATGCCGGCCCGCGACCTCGGGGAACAGGGCTGGGAGCGCCCCTGGAGCGGACCGAACGGCGGTCAGTGCGTCGAGACGAAACTACTCGCCGACGGCCGCGTGGCCGTACGGCAGTCGACCGACCCGGCCGGGCCGGCGCTGATCTACGCGCCGGAGGAGATCGCCGCGTTCGTCCGCGGGGTCAAAGAGGGCCTGGCCGATCACTTGGTCGCCGGGTGA
- a CDS encoding SAM-dependent methyltransferase — protein MTTRQAGRDLDTSKAHSARMYDYFLGGKDHFEIDKEAALVAAEAHPGIYVTARENRAFMHRATRVLAQEHGIRQWLDIGTGIPTEPNLHQVAQSVALDARVVYADNDPLVLKYAERLMRSTAQGRTAYVEADATDPDALMSAVEASEVLDFDQPFALSLNALMHFITDPHDPYAIVRRLLDPLPVGSALAMNHCTPDFDPVTWNKVAEVYTKSGSPVQFRSHSDVRRFFDGLDLIDPGIVCCHRWRPAGPTDGTEPTDAQISLLAGVGIKR, from the coding sequence ATGACCACCAGGCAGGCCGGCCGGGATCTCGACACGAGCAAGGCGCACTCGGCCCGGATGTACGACTACTTCCTCGGCGGCAAGGACCACTTCGAGATCGACAAGGAGGCGGCCCTGGTCGCCGCCGAAGCCCACCCCGGTATCTATGTGACCGCCCGCGAGAACCGGGCGTTCATGCACCGGGCCACCCGGGTCCTGGCGCAGGAGCACGGCATCCGCCAGTGGCTCGACATCGGCACGGGTATCCCGACCGAGCCCAACCTGCACCAGGTCGCTCAGTCCGTCGCGCTCGATGCCCGCGTCGTGTACGCCGACAACGACCCCCTCGTCCTGAAGTACGCCGAACGCCTCATGCGCAGCACGGCGCAGGGACGCACGGCCTACGTCGAAGCCGACGCCACAGACCCCGATGCGCTGATGAGCGCGGTGGAGGCCTCGGAGGTCCTGGACTTCGACCAGCCCTTCGCCCTCTCCCTCAACGCGCTCATGCACTTCATCACCGACCCGCACGACCCGTACGCCATCGTGCGCCGGCTGCTCGACCCGCTCCCGGTGGGCAGCGCCCTCGCCATGAACCACTGCACGCCCGACTTCGACCCCGTCACCTGGAACAAGGTCGCGGAGGTCTACACCAAGTCCGGTTCTCCGGTGCAGTTCCGTTCGCACAGCGACGTCCGCCGTTTCTTCGACGGACTCGACCTGATCGACCCCGGCATCGTGTGCTGCCACCGCTGGCGTCCCGCCGGACCGACCGACGGGACGGAGCCCACGGACGCCCAGATCAGCCTGTTGGCGGGCGTGGGCATCAAACGCTAG
- a CDS encoding DUF2975 domain-containing protein: MGKLTVGALRAVLVVVLTGTVFVQALMVWALVTGSDPEDGSLPLTPLRVVTILGMVAVQVALVCVWRLVTMVRRGTVFSHAAFRYVDGVIGAIVAAALVWFAVTVLNAPGQRADPGVTLIMGGVGVAILGVALIVLVLRMLLAQAVARDVEAARMQAELDEVI, from the coding sequence ATGGGAAAGCTGACAGTGGGTGCGCTGCGCGCTGTGCTCGTGGTGGTGCTCACCGGCACCGTGTTCGTACAGGCATTGATGGTGTGGGCGTTGGTCACCGGGAGCGATCCGGAGGACGGGTCGCTCCCGCTGACCCCGCTGCGCGTGGTCACGATCCTGGGCATGGTGGCGGTCCAGGTCGCCCTGGTCTGCGTATGGCGGCTGGTGACGATGGTGCGACGCGGAACCGTGTTCTCCCACGCCGCCTTCCGGTACGTGGACGGCGTGATCGGCGCGATCGTGGCGGCTGCCCTCGTGTGGTTCGCGGTCACGGTCCTCAATGCGCCCGGCCAGCGGGCCGACCCGGGCGTCACCCTCATCATGGGCGGGGTCGGCGTGGCCATCCTGGGAGTCGCGCTCATCGTGCTCGTGCTGCGGATGCTGCTCGCCCAGGCCGTGGCGCGCGACGTCGAAGCGGCGCGGATGCAGGCCGAGTTGGACGAGGTGATCTGA
- a CDS encoding helix-turn-helix transcriptional regulator, translating into MPIAVDIDVMLARRKMSVGELADRVGITPANLAVLKNGRAKAVRFATLAALCEVLQCQPGDLLRWEAEDTEDE; encoded by the coding sequence ATGCCGATCGCCGTCGACATCGACGTGATGCTGGCCAGGCGGAAGATGTCCGTGGGCGAACTCGCGGACCGCGTAGGGATCACGCCCGCCAACCTCGCGGTACTCAAGAACGGCCGCGCCAAGGCGGTGCGCTTCGCCACGCTCGCCGCGCTCTGCGAGGTGCTCCAGTGCCAGCCGGGCGACCTGCTGCGCTGGGAGGCAGAGGACACCGAGGACGAGTGA